In one window of Meiothermus sp. DNA:
- a CDS encoding RsmD family RNA methyltransferase — protein MLRILGGTAKGVVLKVPQSARPSPVRLRKALFDYLRFRYPRRGSFLDLYAGSGAIGLEAASEGFETTLVEKDRLAIQCLRENAAKARLKVRIEGKAVEDYLLDAKRRDLRFTVAFMAPPYPHNLVQDFERLLEAGIVEPGGIYILQHPTELTLPMGERREYGFNTISIVEAKTVADEIQPTTQK, from the coding sequence GTGCTGCGAATTCTGGGCGGAACGGCCAAAGGGGTTGTGCTAAAAGTACCGCAATCGGCGCGACCGAGTCCGGTACGGCTACGCAAGGCCCTGTTTGACTATTTGCGTTTTCGCTATCCACGCAGGGGTAGCTTTCTGGATTTGTATGCGGGCAGTGGCGCAATAGGGCTCGAGGCCGCCTCGGAGGGTTTTGAGACCACCTTGGTGGAAAAAGATCGTCTGGCCATTCAGTGTCTGCGTGAGAATGCTGCTAAAGCCCGCCTAAAGGTTCGGATTGAGGGGAAGGCTGTGGAGGATTATTTACTGGACGCGAAAAGGCGGGATTTGCGCTTTACCGTGGCCTTCATGGCCCCGCCCTACCCCCACAATCTGGTGCAGGATTTTGAGCGTTTGCTCGAGGCTGGAATTGTCGAACCGGGTGGTATTTATATTTTGCAGCATCCCACCGAACTGACCCTGCCAATGGGGGAGCGTAGAGAGTATGGCTTTAATACCATTAGTATCGTTGAAGCCAAAACGGTTGCAGATGAAATACAACCCACCACTCAGAAATAA
- a CDS encoding aerobic carbon-monoxide dehydrogenase large subunit, whose protein sequence is MAVESANLEPKGIQGLGKAIKRKEDPRFIVGKGNYLDDINLPGMLHMALVHSPYAHAKILNIDASEALKIPGVKAVITSKELAGAGLAWIPTLAGDKQMVLADGKVLYQYQEVAAVFAESRQAAADGAAAVQVEYEPLPVVVDPFKATAPDAPVLREDIKGNMTGAHGPRRHDNHIWTWDVGSKDETEKALAQSEVRIKQHMVYPRSHPAPLEPCGCIGDMNKATGRLTVYMTSQAPHAIRTVLSLVTGIPENNIRVISPDIGGGFGNKVPVYPGYVCAIVGSIVLGAPVKWVETRTENLTTTGFARDFHMDIEIGATKEGKVTAMKVYTLADHGAFDAAADPSKYPAGLFSICTGSYDFQKAYAEVDAVYTNKAPGGVAYRCSFRVTEASYLIERSMDVLAHELKMDPAELRLKNFIQPSQFPYPSALGWTYDSGDYEKTLKVALERIGYTELRKEQAEKRARGELMGIGISTFTEIVGAGPSKDFDILGIKMFDGAEIRVHPSGSAIVRAGTRHQGQGHETTWAQIVSEELGLDVDKIIVEEGDTDTAPYGLGTYASRSTPTAGGAMALGARRIREKAKKIAAHLLEVGEGDVEWVDKKFVVKGVPGKSVTMNEVAFAAYTNLPPGMEPGLETTYYYDPPNLTFPHGAYICVVDIDKGTGEVKVRRFVAIDDCGTIINPMIVEGQVHGGLTEGFAMAFMQEIAFDEQGNNLSSNFTDYLLPTALETPKWETGHTVTPSPHHPIGAKGVGESPTVGSPAAFVNAVVDALAHLGVRHIDMPITREKVWKVLRQAGVDSF, encoded by the coding sequence ATGGCAGTTGAATCCGCGAACCTCGAGCCCAAGGGTATCCAGGGGCTCGGCAAGGCCATTAAACGCAAGGAAGACCCGCGCTTCATCGTGGGCAAGGGTAACTACCTCGACGACATCAACCTGCCCGGCATGTTGCACATGGCCCTTGTGCATAGCCCCTATGCCCACGCCAAGATTCTAAACATTGACGCCTCCGAAGCCCTCAAGATTCCAGGTGTCAAAGCGGTCATCACTTCCAAAGAGCTGGCCGGCGCTGGCCTGGCCTGGATACCGACCCTGGCTGGCGACAAACAGATGGTGCTGGCCGATGGTAAGGTGCTCTACCAGTACCAGGAAGTCGCAGCGGTCTTTGCCGAGAGCCGCCAGGCCGCCGCTGACGGGGCCGCTGCCGTACAGGTCGAGTACGAACCCTTGCCGGTGGTGGTAGACCCCTTCAAGGCCACCGCCCCCGATGCCCCGGTCTTGCGCGAGGATATCAAGGGCAATATGACGGGTGCGCATGGCCCCCGCCGTCACGACAACCACATCTGGACCTGGGACGTAGGCTCCAAAGACGAGACCGAAAAAGCCCTGGCCCAGTCTGAAGTCCGCATCAAGCAGCACATGGTCTACCCCCGCAGCCACCCGGCCCCCCTCGAGCCGTGTGGCTGCATCGGCGATATGAACAAGGCCACCGGGCGGCTCACGGTCTACATGACCAGCCAGGCTCCCCACGCCATTCGCACGGTGCTCTCGCTGGTGACGGGCATTCCCGAAAACAACATCCGGGTCATCTCGCCGGATATTGGGGGTGGGTTCGGCAACAAGGTACCCGTTTATCCCGGCTACGTGTGCGCCATCGTGGGCAGCATTGTGCTGGGGGCGCCGGTGAAATGGGTCGAGACCCGCACAGAAAACCTCACCACCACCGGCTTTGCCCGCGACTTCCACATGGATATCGAGATTGGAGCAACCAAGGAAGGCAAGGTCACGGCCATGAAGGTCTACACCCTGGCCGACCACGGGGCCTTCGACGCCGCTGCCGACCCCAGCAAGTATCCGGCGGGCCTCTTCTCCATCTGTACCGGCTCCTACGACTTCCAGAAAGCCTACGCCGAGGTGGATGCGGTCTATACCAACAAGGCCCCGGGCGGGGTGGCCTACCGCTGCTCCTTCCGCGTGACCGAGGCCAGCTATTTGATTGAGCGCAGCATGGACGTGCTGGCCCACGAGCTGAAGATGGATCCCGCCGAGCTGCGCCTCAAAAACTTCATCCAGCCTTCCCAGTTCCCCTACCCCTCGGCCCTGGGCTGGACCTACGACTCGGGCGACTACGAGAAAACCCTCAAGGTCGCCCTCGAGCGCATTGGCTACACCGAGCTGCGCAAGGAACAGGCCGAGAAAAGGGCCAGAGGCGAGCTGATGGGGATTGGCATCTCCACCTTCACTGAGATTGTGGGCGCCGGGCCCTCCAAGGACTTCGACATCCTGGGCATCAAGATGTTCGACGGGGCTGAAATCCGGGTTCACCCCTCGGGCTCGGCCATCGTGCGGGCCGGCACCCGCCACCAGGGTCAGGGCCACGAGACCACCTGGGCGCAGATTGTCTCTGAGGAGCTGGGCCTGGATGTGGACAAAATCATCGTGGAAGAGGGCGATACCGACACCGCCCCCTACGGCCTGGGTACGTATGCCAGCCGCTCCACCCCCACCGCAGGAGGCGCCATGGCGCTGGGCGCAAGGCGCATCCGTGAGAAGGCTAAAAAGATTGCCGCGCACCTGCTGGAGGTGGGCGAGGGCGATGTGGAGTGGGTGGACAAGAAGTTTGTGGTCAAGGGCGTACCAGGCAAGAGCGTGACTATGAACGAGGTGGCCTTTGCGGCCTACACCAACCTGCCCCCTGGCATGGAGCCGGGCCTCGAGACCACCTACTACTACGACCCCCCCAACCTGACCTTCCCCCACGGGGCCTACATCTGTGTGGTGGACATAGACAAGGGCACCGGCGAGGTCAAGGTGCGTCGCTTTGTAGCCATTGACGACTGCGGCACCATCATCAACCCCATGATTGTGGAGGGGCAGGTACACGGCGGACTGACCGAAGGCTTTGCCATGGCTTTCATGCAGGAAATCGCTTTCGACGAGCAGGGCAACAACCTCTCGTCGAATTTTACCGACTACCTGCTGCCCACCGCGCTCGAGACCCCCAAATGGGAGACCGGCCACACCGTCACCCCCAGCCCCCACCATCCCATCGGGGCCAAAGGCGTGGGCGAGTCACCCACGGTCGGAAGCCCAGCTGCCTTTGTGAATGCGGTGGTGGATGCACTAGCCCACCTGGGGGTGCGCCACATTGACATGCCCATCACCCGCGAAAAGGTGTGGAAGGTGCTGCGGCAGGCCGGGGTGGATTCGTTCTAG
- a CDS encoding carbon monoxide dehydrogenase subunit G gives MKLEYSGQENVQANPEKVWSFIQDPHKVASCLPDLKAVEFKDERNMVATVGVAVGPVRGSFKFNIELDPHPEENKVMVRIRGGGLGSAVDLTASADILGQDDQTTLLDWQGQATVSGPAATVGGRVLDAQAKRLIETVFANMSKKMSEV, from the coding sequence ATGAAACTGGAGTACAGCGGTCAAGAGAATGTTCAAGCCAATCCCGAGAAGGTCTGGAGCTTTATCCAGGATCCCCACAAAGTCGCCTCCTGCTTGCCTGACTTGAAGGCAGTAGAGTTCAAGGATGAAAGAAATATGGTGGCTACGGTAGGCGTAGCTGTAGGGCCTGTGCGGGGTTCTTTCAAGTTCAATATCGAACTTGACCCCCATCCCGAAGAAAATAAAGTGATGGTACGTATTCGTGGCGGTGGCCTGGGCAGTGCGGTAGATCTGACCGCCAGTGCTGACATCCTGGGTCAAGATGACCAAACCACCCTCCTGGACTGGCAAGGTCAAGCAACCGTCAGCGGGCCAGCAGCTACAGTGGGCGGACGGGTGCTCGACGCCCAAGCCAAGCGGCTCATCGAGACCGTGTTTGCCAACATGAGCAAAAAAATGAGCGAAGTTTAG
- a CDS encoding XdhC family protein, with the protein MDIFSKIAELRRKGETFALATVVSRQAPVSSHLGDKALIFEDGRFEGYVGGSCSREIVRKQALEVLRLGKPRLVKITPEAAAKVVLEHAEEVIIPMTCSSEGAVDVYIEPLVAKASLLVVGGSQIALTTAHIAARMNYRVTLACDMPELAGVSLESDIQVLDWRALEGWLPNQNPAKTSIVVASQGHYDEDALALIARWMPNPAYLGLVASRKRGATVLDNLEILGVPKTALSGLKYPAGLDLGGRGRDEVAISILAEIILHKSGKEWADSAGVAMEKVPASTQTSSQPMSFSPQNDPSVMREIQQVVSVAAEVSAAPPSPAPLPPGTAIDPTSGELLEIAKAVSAEYQGQTYYFSCPNCRAKFLKNPDKYLKGRA; encoded by the coding sequence ATGGACATCTTCAGCAAAATCGCTGAACTAAGGCGCAAGGGCGAGACTTTTGCCCTGGCCACGGTGGTTTCGCGGCAGGCCCCAGTTTCCTCCCACCTCGGCGATAAAGCCCTGATCTTCGAGGATGGGCGCTTTGAGGGGTATGTGGGGGGATCTTGCTCCAGAGAAATTGTGCGTAAGCAGGCCCTCGAGGTCTTGCGGCTTGGTAAGCCGCGTCTGGTCAAAATCACTCCAGAAGCCGCCGCCAAGGTGGTGTTGGAACACGCCGAAGAGGTCATCATACCCATGACCTGCTCGAGCGAGGGCGCGGTGGATGTGTACATTGAACCCCTCGTTGCCAAGGCCAGCCTGCTGGTAGTGGGCGGCTCCCAAATCGCCCTCACGACAGCGCATATTGCGGCACGGATGAACTACAGGGTCACGCTGGCCTGCGATATGCCAGAGCTGGCCGGGGTGAGCCTCGAGTCCGACATCCAGGTGCTGGACTGGCGTGCGCTGGAGGGCTGGCTACCCAACCAGAACCCTGCCAAAACCAGCATCGTGGTGGCCTCGCAGGGACACTACGACGAAGACGCACTGGCCCTAATTGCCAGGTGGATGCCCAATCCCGCCTACCTGGGGCTCGTCGCCAGCCGCAAGCGCGGCGCTACGGTGCTGGATAACCTCGAGATTCTGGGCGTCCCCAAAACCGCCTTGTCAGGACTCAAATACCCCGCCGGACTCGACCTGGGCGGACGTGGGCGCGACGAGGTAGCCATCTCGATCCTGGCCGAAATTATCTTGCACAAAAGCGGCAAGGAGTGGGCCGATAGCGCTGGGGTTGCAATGGAAAAAGTTCCTGCCAGCACCCAGACCTCGAGCCAGCCCATGTCCTTCTCACCCCAAAACGACCCAAGCGTCATGAGGGAGATACAGCAGGTGGTGTCGGTTGCGGCTGAGGTGTCGGCCGCTCCCCCCTCCCCCGCTCCCCTACCGCCCGGAACGGCCATAGACCCAACCAGTGGCGAATTGTTGGAAATCGCCAAAGCGGTCAGCGCAGAATACCAGGGCCAGACCTACTACTTCAGCTGCCCCAACTGCCGGGCCAAGTTCCTCAAGAATCCCGACAAATATCTGAAAGGCAGGGCATGA
- a CDS encoding VWA domain-containing protein, with amino-acid sequence MSSTIEPQRFPYGNLPENLIAFAEHLRHTTQRFNLGPGEVADALLALEAVQLGSLQEVRLALKLVFCSNLEQERVFDDLFFQFFLPGRKRVEAQPNAHKASPGNQGETGQKSQPARNNPSETLLDPRSPLAQGKARLAEDADTDDWAAPLLKAMFSRTQGSETPEVEILQQDLDAMLHAAAQLVNQVRLGRSRRWVSTPRGTRFHFRRTLRKALHTGGEPLYPAWQHHPKRQPRFVFVLDGSRSMQSYSDRLLQFAFALRTRCNRVEVFVFSTGLKRITPELEKAGSFSERPRLSRLGQAWGGGTQIGENLLHLEQKYGGLIRGDSIVIIASDGLDTGAPEVLDYALRQIHQRSAALIWLNPLLKSEGYNPHANCMKTALPYLDRFCAAHTPEEYAQLTHRLRLRK; translated from the coding sequence ATGTCCAGCACTATCGAACCCCAGCGTTTTCCGTATGGTAATCTGCCCGAGAACCTGATTGCCTTTGCCGAACACCTGCGACACACTACCCAGCGGTTCAACCTTGGCCCTGGAGAAGTAGCGGATGCCCTGCTGGCGCTAGAAGCCGTTCAGCTGGGCAGCCTCCAGGAAGTAAGGCTGGCTTTGAAACTGGTTTTTTGTAGCAACCTCGAGCAAGAACGGGTCTTTGACGACCTGTTTTTCCAGTTTTTTCTGCCCGGCCGCAAGCGAGTCGAGGCCCAGCCCAATGCCCACAAGGCAAGCCCCGGCAACCAGGGCGAGACCGGCCAGAAAAGCCAGCCTGCCCGCAACAACCCCTCCGAGACCCTTCTAGACCCAAGAAGCCCACTGGCGCAGGGCAAAGCCAGGTTGGCTGAAGACGCCGATACCGACGACTGGGCCGCCCCTCTGCTCAAGGCCATGTTTAGCCGTACCCAAGGGAGCGAGACCCCGGAGGTTGAGATTCTCCAGCAAGACCTGGATGCCATGCTCCATGCTGCGGCGCAACTGGTTAATCAGGTCAGGCTGGGCCGTAGCCGCCGTTGGGTTAGCACACCCAGGGGCACTCGTTTCCACTTTCGACGCACCCTGAGAAAAGCCCTGCACACCGGGGGTGAGCCGCTTTATCCCGCCTGGCAGCACCACCCCAAGCGCCAGCCTCGCTTTGTGTTTGTGCTGGACGGAAGCCGCTCGATGCAATCCTACTCCGACCGGCTCTTGCAATTTGCCTTTGCCCTGCGCACGCGCTGTAACCGGGTCGAGGTATTTGTCTTTTCAACGGGTCTGAAGCGCATTACCCCTGAACTCGAGAAAGCGGGAAGCTTTTCCGAACGCCCTAGGCTCAGCCGGTTGGGTCAGGCCTGGGGGGGTGGAACCCAAATCGGGGAGAACCTACTCCATTTGGAGCAAAAGTACGGGGGCCTAATCCGGGGCGACAGCATCGTAATCATTGCCAGCGATGGCCTGGACACCGGTGCACCGGAAGTACTGGACTATGCGCTGCGACAGATACACCAGCGCAGCGCAGCCCTGATCTGGCTGAACCCTTTGCTAAAGAGCGAAGGCTACAACCCCCACGCCAACTGCATGAAGACCGCCCTCCCCTACCTGGATCGGTTCTGCGCTGCCCACACCCCCGAGGAATACGCCCAACTTACCCACCGCTTGCGACTGCGCAAATAG
- a CDS encoding MoxR family ATPase: MSQAEINPLLTTVEGIQAVLHERNYIADLPMATALRLVMALRKPLLVEGPAGVGKTQVAKTLAEVLNTRLIRLQCYEGLDTAQALYEWNYPKQMLHIRLTENSGSSIAQREAEIFSEAYLLRRPLLEAISQDKPPVLLIDEIDRTDEEFEAFLLELLAEFQVTIPELGTVKATHRPYVILTSNRTRELSDALRRRCLYLWQNYPSFEKEVEIICTKLPGINVRLAQKIATVVAHLRELPLNKAPGVAESLDWAEALVSLHQEALDMGVLEQTWGVILKDKDDLTLVEAHKKRIAELVA; the protein is encoded by the coding sequence ATGAGCCAGGCCGAAATTAACCCCCTGCTTACCACCGTCGAGGGCATCCAGGCCGTTTTACACGAGCGCAACTACATCGCCGACCTGCCCATGGCCACTGCCTTGCGGTTGGTAATGGCCCTGCGCAAACCTTTGCTCGTCGAAGGCCCTGCCGGGGTCGGCAAAACCCAGGTAGCCAAAACCCTGGCCGAGGTGCTGAATACCAGACTTATTCGCTTGCAGTGTTACGAAGGGTTGGACACCGCTCAAGCCCTCTACGAGTGGAACTATCCCAAGCAGATGCTGCACATTCGCCTGACCGAGAACAGCGGCTCGAGCATAGCCCAGCGCGAGGCCGAGATTTTTAGCGAAGCCTACCTGCTGCGGCGCCCGTTGCTGGAGGCCATCTCGCAGGACAAGCCTCCGGTGCTCCTGATTGACGAAATTGACCGCACCGACGAAGAGTTTGAGGCTTTTTTGCTGGAGCTTCTGGCCGAGTTTCAGGTCACCATCCCCGAGCTGGGTACCGTAAAAGCCACCCACCGCCCCTACGTGATTCTTACTTCTAACCGTACTCGAGAGTTGTCAGATGCCCTGAGGCGGCGGTGCTTGTACCTGTGGCAAAACTACCCTAGCTTCGAGAAAGAAGTCGAAATCATCTGCACTAAGCTGCCGGGTATCAACGTGCGGTTGGCCCAGAAAATCGCCACGGTGGTAGCGCACCTGCGCGAACTTCCCCTGAACAAAGCCCCCGGCGTGGCCGAGAGCCTGGACTGGGCAGAGGCCCTTGTATCGTTGCACCAGGAAGCGCTGGATATGGGGGTTTTGGAGCAAACCTGGGGTGTGATTCTAAAGGATAAGGACGACCTGACCCTGGTGGAGGCCCACAAAAAGCGCATTGCCGAACTGGTGGCATAG
- a CDS encoding xanthine dehydrogenase family protein subunit M, which produces MIPAAFEYKRPMSLEEAISHLAELGYDARVLAGGQSLIPAMRYRLAQPSVLVDINKLPNLGYMHEENGMLRMGALVRDTDVEFNEQIQRKYHLISDVSRVVADPIVRFRGTVVGSLCHNDPSGDWAAAAIAARAQMVIQGKNGPRVEAIDQFLVDSFATSIGEGEMAVEARFPMPNSLTSGAYEKIERKVGDYATAAAAVQIELNPDGTIKEAGIGITAVAHMALRVAEGENLLRGQKPSLELIRAAAEEARKIADPNPDARGSAEYKKDMARVLVGRGLIKALRRLNVVVA; this is translated from the coding sequence ATGATACCCGCGGCCTTTGAGTACAAGCGCCCGATGTCCCTCGAGGAAGCCATCAGCCACCTGGCTGAACTTGGCTACGACGCCAGAGTGCTGGCCGGGGGGCAAAGCCTTATCCCGGCCATGCGCTATCGCCTGGCCCAACCCTCCGTGCTGGTGGATATAAACAAGCTCCCCAACCTGGGGTATATGCACGAGGAAAACGGGATGCTCCGCATGGGTGCACTGGTACGCGATACCGACGTGGAGTTCAACGAACAAATACAACGCAAGTATCATCTAATCAGCGATGTTTCCAGGGTCGTAGCCGACCCCATCGTGCGTTTCCGGGGTACGGTGGTGGGTTCGCTATGCCATAACGACCCCTCTGGAGACTGGGCCGCTGCTGCCATTGCGGCTCGCGCGCAAATGGTCATTCAAGGCAAAAATGGGCCTCGAGTCGAAGCCATTGATCAGTTTTTAGTGGACAGCTTCGCTACCTCCATCGGCGAAGGGGAAATGGCAGTAGAAGCACGTTTCCCAATGCCAAACTCCCTCACCTCGGGCGCCTACGAAAAAATTGAACGCAAGGTAGGCGATTACGCCACCGCCGCCGCCGCCGTGCAAATCGAGCTCAACCCAGATGGAACCATCAAAGAGGCCGGTATCGGCATCACGGCGGTAGCCCATATGGCGCTTCGGGTAGCTGAAGGCGAAAACCTGTTGCGCGGCCAGAAGCCTTCACTCGAGCTGATCCGGGCTGCTGCCGAGGAGGCCCGCAAAATCGCCGACCCTAACCCCGACGCACGGGGCTCTGCGGAGTACAAGAAAGACATGGCCCGGGTACTGGTGGGCCGGGGCCTGATCAAGGCCCTGCGGCGCTTGAATGTGGTAGTGGCCTGA
- a CDS encoding aldehyde dehydrogenase family protein, protein MQTHKSRYGSTLEIGHIIGGEEVFDGRQLERHNPADRADLTARFPEASKETVRKATLAAQKAFQEWSRTPAPVRGGVLMNLASVLTREKDTLVRLMVREVGKTFKEAGGDVQEAIDTAIFFASEGRRLYGQTVPSEMKNKELFTFRRPIGVVGMITAGNFPIAVPSWKLIPAILTGNTVVWKPSDDSPALSYVFVKLFEEAGLPPGVINVVFGEGKGSTGQWLVELMDEGLLNKFAFTGSTAVGRWIGEVAGRNLLRPTLELGGKNPLVVLRDSDLELAVEGAWWSAFATGGQRCTSAGNIIVDAPIYDEFKKRFLEKTEATVVGNPLEFPEVTYGPFINTRLFERWIEHYSWGRVDGATLLFGKARITGSNPYPSFKGDPDAGTFGWPTVWEARPGMKQFEQEIFGPTINLVRVEGLDEAIWAANAHPYGLSSAVYTNRRDWAYRFKNEIKAGMTSINNSTVGAEAHLPFGGVRASGNGARESGIWVIEEYTYWQAVNEEYSGKLQLAQMDTAYTQPQAPTDWAKLLEVLEE, encoded by the coding sequence GTGCAAACACATAAAAGCAGATATGGTAGTACCCTGGAGATTGGCCATATTATCGGTGGAGAGGAAGTCTTCGATGGCAGGCAGCTCGAGCGCCACAACCCTGCCGACCGGGCCGACCTTACAGCGCGCTTTCCCGAAGCTTCCAAAGAAACTGTGCGAAAAGCTACGTTAGCGGCCCAAAAAGCTTTCCAGGAGTGGTCGCGCACGCCCGCCCCTGTTCGTGGTGGGGTTTTAATGAACCTGGCTAGTGTGCTGACCCGTGAAAAAGACACCCTGGTGCGGCTGATGGTGCGCGAGGTGGGTAAGACCTTCAAAGAGGCCGGTGGCGATGTGCAAGAGGCCATCGATACGGCCATCTTCTTTGCCTCGGAAGGGCGCAGGCTCTACGGCCAGACGGTGCCCAGCGAGATGAAGAACAAAGAACTTTTTACCTTCCGCAGGCCCATTGGCGTGGTGGGCATGATCACGGCAGGCAACTTTCCCATTGCAGTACCGTCCTGGAAGCTAATTCCGGCTATCCTGACCGGCAACACCGTGGTCTGGAAGCCCTCCGACGACTCTCCCGCACTTTCCTATGTTTTTGTCAAGCTCTTCGAGGAAGCCGGACTGCCGCCTGGGGTTATCAATGTGGTGTTTGGCGAAGGCAAAGGATCTACGGGGCAGTGGCTGGTCGAACTGATGGACGAGGGCTTGCTCAACAAATTCGCCTTCACCGGCAGTACGGCGGTGGGGCGCTGGATTGGGGAGGTGGCGGGCCGCAATCTTCTGCGCCCGACACTGGAACTTGGCGGTAAAAACCCCCTGGTGGTGCTGCGTGACAGCGACCTCGAGCTAGCCGTGGAGGGGGCCTGGTGGAGCGCTTTTGCCACCGGCGGTCAACGCTGCACCAGCGCGGGCAACATTATTGTAGACGCGCCCATCTACGACGAGTTCAAAAAGCGCTTCCTAGAAAAGACTGAGGCGACGGTGGTGGGCAATCCCCTCGAGTTCCCCGAGGTGACCTATGGCCCCTTCATAAACACGCGCCTTTTTGAGCGTTGGATCGAACACTATTCCTGGGGTCGGGTGGATGGGGCCACACTCCTGTTTGGCAAGGCCCGTATTACCGGTTCCAACCCCTATCCCAGCTTCAAGGGCGACCCCGACGCTGGTACTTTTGGCTGGCCTACGGTATGGGAGGCCCGGCCCGGCATGAAGCAGTTTGAGCAGGAGATCTTTGGCCCTACCATCAACCTGGTGCGGGTAGAAGGGCTGGACGAAGCCATCTGGGCCGCCAATGCCCACCCTTATGGCCTTTCCAGTGCGGTCTACACCAACCGCCGCGACTGGGCCTACCGCTTTAAAAATGAAATCAAGGCCGGTATGACCAGCATCAACAATTCCACCGTGGGCGCCGAGGCCCACCTGCCTTTTGGTGGGGTGAGGGCAAGTGGGAATGGAGCACGTGAAAGCGGTATCTGGGTCATCGAGGAATATACCTACTGGCAGGCCGTCAACGAAGAGTACTCGGGTAAACTCCAACTTGCCCAGATGGACACTGCCTATACCCAGCCCCAGGCCCCAACTGACTGGGCCAAGTTGCTGGAAGTTTTGGAAGAATAA
- the coaD gene encoding pantetheine-phosphate adenylyltransferase: MHVVYPGSFDPLHNGHFDVIQRASRHFAKVTVAVLENPSKRGLWLFTPQERVEIIRQAVASARMANVEVDTFSGLLVDYMKRINSKVIVKGLRAVSDYENELQMAHLNRQYGNHPETLFIMAATRWSFVSSTMIKEIARYGGDVSKLVPAATVEALRAKLNSVER, translated from the coding sequence ATGCATGTGGTTTATCCGGGGAGTTTTGACCCTTTGCACAACGGCCACTTCGATGTGATTCAGCGGGCCTCGAGGCATTTCGCCAAGGTAACCGTTGCAGTGCTCGAGAACCCCTCCAAACGCGGACTATGGCTTTTTACCCCACAAGAGCGGGTCGAGATTATCCGCCAGGCGGTAGCCAGCGCCCGCATGGCCAATGTGGAAGTGGATACCTTTAGCGGCCTGTTGGTAGATTACATGAAACGGATTAACTCCAAAGTGATTGTCAAAGGATTGCGGGCGGTGTCCGATTACGAAAACGAGCTGCAAATGGCTCACCTCAACCGCCAATACGGCAATCATCCCGAGACTTTGTTCATTATGGCGGCTACCCGCTGGTCATTTGTTTCTTCCACCATGATCAAGGAAATCGCCCGCTATGGGGGGGATGTGTCCAAGCTGGTACCGGCGGCTACTGTTGAGGCGCTTCGGGCCAAGCTCAACTCGGTAGAGAGGTGA
- a CDS encoding (2Fe-2S)-binding protein, which yields MEITLKINGVEKKLNVEPRTLLVHAIRDAGLTGTHIGCDSSSCGVCTVVLDGKTAVKSCTMFAVMAEGHEITTIEGMAQGGKLHPLQQAFYDQHGLQCGYCTPGMIMSAHVLLQHNPNPTEEEIRFGLSGNLCRCTGYQNIVKAVQQAAQMLQQPAGAAADD from the coding sequence ATGGAAATCACCCTGAAAATCAATGGCGTTGAAAAAAAGCTCAATGTAGAACCCCGCACCCTGCTGGTTCATGCCATCCGCGATGCAGGGCTTACCGGCACCCACATCGGCTGCGATAGCTCGTCTTGCGGGGTGTGTACGGTGGTGCTGGACGGCAAAACGGCGGTTAAGAGCTGCACCATGTTTGCGGTAATGGCCGAGGGCCACGAAATCACCACCATTGAAGGCATGGCCCAGGGTGGAAAGCTACACCCGCTTCAGCAAGCCTTTTACGATCAGCACGGTTTGCAATGCGGCTACTGCACCCCCGGCATGATCATGTCGGCCCACGTTTTACTGCAACACAACCCCAACCCCACAGAAGAAGAGATTCGCTTTGGGCTCTCTGGCAACCTCTGCCGTTGCACGGGCTACCAGAACATTGTTAAAGCAGTTCAACAGGCTGCTCAGATGTTGCAACAACCCGCAGGCGCAGCAGCAGACGACTAA